From Eubacterium sp. 1001713B170207_170306_E7, one genomic window encodes:
- a CDS encoding MATE family efflux transporter — MFERKGNIIEQQFMKFFFPTVLMTMALSLSTVVDGIIVGNILGPDALAAVNLVLPITLLFNSVYVLIGVGGATLYSVALGKREKEYAKQLFTLSVLAMAFVSAVILVLGLFVCRPLAEILTANAQNLTELVFDYMRVVMLASPFLIFAPGLVYFLRSTGEVKLASSVLIIANVVNLTLDVVYIVFLRTGIGGAALATGTGYFVGLFIALLGIYRAKELRFCKMPENKLKTLIQIMSTGLPMTINTALNFFRLTCINAIVMIYLGSNGVTAFSVCTSCLSIVSMFVGGSAQTMIPLLGTLYGERDIEGVRFTIRKAIAITGTATLILLFFFEIIPAQITSLFGVTDPTQIAIAVEAIRVYAISLPFMGLLFISICVYQVMGYQSLSSVVAFLEGFAIVVPAAWILSKIFGAVGIWAAFPVGEILTIVCIFIYTKRVRRKNPDAQGFFLIEKERDETMLDVTLSQEATQVVGLSDAAIRFCIDNGIDEMTAARVGVVLEEMAVNTIENQSGNRRTKKKKYIDIRLILEDEDISIIFKDNGYPLDPLKTGENRELFSNLAVAEAVSSDIAYDYILGMNCSVVKINKKGDKVYEHFEDEG, encoded by the coding sequence ATGTTCGAGAGAAAAGGGAATATTATTGAACAGCAGTTTATGAAGTTTTTTTTCCCAACAGTATTGATGACCATGGCGCTGTCCTTGAGTACAGTGGTCGATGGTATCATCGTGGGAAACATCTTAGGACCAGACGCGCTGGCGGCGGTTAATTTAGTACTGCCGATTACCCTGCTGTTCAACTCGGTCTATGTGTTGATCGGCGTGGGCGGTGCAACGCTGTATTCGGTGGCCCTTGGAAAAAGGGAAAAGGAATATGCAAAGCAGCTTTTCACCTTGTCCGTTTTAGCAATGGCTTTTGTATCGGCTGTAATCCTGGTACTGGGTCTGTTTGTCTGCCGGCCGCTTGCGGAAATTCTGACAGCGAATGCGCAGAATCTGACGGAGCTGGTGTTTGATTACATGCGGGTGGTCATGCTGGCATCGCCATTTTTGATTTTTGCTCCGGGGCTGGTATACTTTCTCCGTTCTACTGGTGAAGTGAAGCTTGCCTCCAGTGTCCTGATCATTGCGAATGTTGTCAACCTGACTTTAGATGTTGTCTATATTGTGTTTCTGAGGACTGGAATCGGCGGGGCGGCCCTCGCCACAGGCACCGGCTATTTTGTTGGACTTTTTATCGCGTTGCTGGGGATATACCGGGCAAAAGAGCTTCGTTTCTGCAAAATGCCGGAAAATAAATTGAAAACATTGATTCAAATCATGAGTACGGGCCTGCCCATGACCATTAACACGGCACTGAATTTTTTCAGGCTCACCTGCATCAACGCCATTGTCATGATCTACCTTGGAAGTAATGGCGTGACAGCTTTTTCTGTCTGCACATCCTGCCTGTCCATTGTCTCCATGTTTGTCGGCGGGTCTGCACAGACCATGATCCCGCTGTTGGGGACGCTCTACGGCGAAAGGGATATTGAAGGTGTACGCTTCACCATTCGGAAAGCCATCGCCATAACCGGAACGGCGACGTTAATTCTGCTGTTCTTCTTCGAGATCATACCGGCGCAGATTACCAGTTTGTTCGGAGTGACAGATCCGACGCAGATAGCCATCGCGGTCGAGGCTATTCGGGTTTACGCGATCAGTCTGCCGTTCATGGGACTTCTGTTTATCTCTATCTGCGTATACCAGGTTATGGGATATCAAAGCTTATCCAGTGTCGTTGCTTTTTTGGAAGGCTTTGCAATCGTAGTGCCTGCCGCGTGGATTTTATCAAAAATATTTGGCGCTGTCGGCATTTGGGCAGCATTTCCGGTGGGTGAAATACTGACGATTGTCTGTATCTTTATTTACACAAAAAGAGTGAGGAGAAAAAATCCAGACGCCCAGGGCTTTTTCCTTATCGAAAAGGAAAGAGACGAGACAATGCTGGACGTAACGCTCTCGCAGGAAGCGACGCAGGTAGTTGGACTCTCGGATGCGGCGATTCGGTTTTGCATTGATAACGGCATCGATGAAATGACAGCGGCGAGAGTGGGTGTCGTATTGGAGGAAATGGCCGTTAACACCATTGAAAATCAATCGGGAAATCGCAGAACAAAGAAAAAGAAATATATTGATATTCGTCTGATTTTAGAGGATGAGGATATTTCGATCATATTCAAGGATAACGGGTATCCTCTGGACCCGCTAAAGACGGGAG
- a CDS encoding PP2C family protein-serine/threonine phosphatase codes for MIGTGPEVKSTPLITFLCVSLIVFTAVLALLPMTRGRITVERVDTDIALPKIGIGAQFVTFFLSILGIVLIMFFISILRILYVDFTAMTGEGGNVSVVWLRTIILVAIAGTFFMATLPLLLKIIQQKVINPVLAVSAYTRKFVSEDKLEQGRLVVEHTGNELDDLSESVNTMVDKLRSFIEDIRKRTEKEEKLAAELNIAKNIQRGLLPGNWEGTGFEIVPYIKPAKEVGGDFYYFSALDEDRVFICIADVSGKDISAAMFMVETKTLIEANCTLPPEQMLARVNDILSKTNPAMMFVTAFTAVVDRKNRRMTYANAGHNPPICRNAGEVKWLDGEADFVLGPMEGTQYQRHTMEIADDFELFIYTDGVNEAENLEKEFYGNDRLFQQMNITMNESPSCSELIKTMEQSLEAFTEGADPSDDITMLALAVK; via the coding sequence GTGATAGGAACGGGACCGGAAGTGAAAAGCACGCCGTTGATTACGTTTTTATGTGTAAGTCTTATCGTCTTTACCGCGGTACTGGCTTTGCTGCCAATGACCCGAGGCCGAATCACAGTAGAGCGTGTTGACACCGATATCGCCCTTCCGAAAATAGGAATAGGGGCTCAGTTTGTGACTTTTTTTCTGTCGATTTTAGGGATCGTTTTAATTATGTTTTTCATTTCGATTCTCCGGATTCTCTATGTAGATTTTACCGCTATGACTGGAGAAGGGGGAAATGTCTCCGTGGTGTGGCTGCGTACAATCATTCTTGTTGCGATAGCAGGAACATTTTTTATGGCAACGCTGCCACTGCTGCTGAAAATTATTCAGCAGAAAGTAATCAATCCGGTTTTGGCGGTTTCTGCGTATACCCGGAAATTTGTTTCAGAAGACAAGCTGGAGCAGGGCCGGCTGGTGGTTGAGCATACAGGGAATGAGCTGGATGATCTGAGCGAATCGGTCAATACAATGGTGGATAAACTCAGGAGCTTCATAGAGGATATCCGTAAACGCACGGAAAAAGAGGAAAAGCTTGCGGCAGAACTGAACATTGCTAAAAACATACAACGCGGTTTACTTCCCGGAAATTGGGAGGGAACAGGCTTTGAGATTGTCCCTTACATTAAACCTGCAAAGGAAGTGGGCGGAGATTTCTATTATTTTTCCGCGCTGGATGAGGATCGGGTTTTTATCTGTATTGCGGACGTCTCAGGAAAGGACATCTCAGCGGCCATGTTTATGGTAGAGACAAAGACGCTGATTGAAGCGAATTGTACCTTGCCGCCGGAGCAGATGCTGGCGCGTGTCAATGATATTTTATCCAAAACCAATCCGGCAATGATGTTTGTCACGGCTTTTACAGCAGTGGTAGACCGGAAAAACAGGCGAATGACCTATGCCAACGCGGGTCATAATCCGCCAATCTGCCGAAATGCCGGTGAGGTTAAATGGCTGGATGGGGAAGCGGACTTTGTGCTGGGGCCCATGGAGGGTACGCAGTACCAGCGGCATACAATGGAAATCGCCGATGATTTTGAGTTGTTTATCTACACCGATGGCGTGAATGAGGCTGAAAATCTGGAAAAGGAATTTTATGGAAACGACAGGCTGTTTCAGCAGATGAATATAACAATGAATGAAAGCCCCAGCTGCTCTGAACTGATTAAAACCATGGAGCAAAGTCTGGAAGCTTTTACGGAAGGCGCTGATCCGTCAGACGACATTACCATGCTGGCGCTGGCGGTAAAATAG
- a CDS encoding 4'-phosphopantetheinyl transferase superfamily protein has protein sequence MKLFCCNIQNFPSDIDLLLQRLPQSQWPKINSFLRQEDRLRCLGGRLLLAQCFGPNYDRRIFYNPYGKPFIDGGLHFNLSHSGDFVVLALSDQEVGVDVQHHENGDYLSLSKIAFHESEQQYLKSCGQPKKIFYTLWSLKESYMKAVGTGFSMPSSSFSVSLTKNGPRFDTVTGYTLMLIPFYPEYSLAVCLKGQSESVTVENVQF, from the coding sequence ATGAAACTATTCTGCTGCAATATACAAAATTTCCCATCGGATATTGACCTTCTGCTTCAGCGTCTTCCCCAGAGTCAATGGCCAAAAATCAATTCCTTTCTGCGTCAGGAGGACAGACTGCGATGCCTGGGAGGACGGCTTCTGTTAGCTCAATGTTTTGGACCAAACTATGACCGCCGTATTTTTTATAATCCCTATGGCAAGCCTTTCATAGACGGCGGCCTCCATTTTAACCTCTCACATTCAGGTGATTTCGTTGTTCTCGCACTATCTGATCAGGAGGTGGGCGTGGATGTCCAACACCATGAAAACGGCGATTATCTTTCTCTGTCAAAAATTGCGTTTCATGAATCTGAACAACAGTATTTGAAAAGCTGTGGGCAACCGAAAAAAATCTTCTATACACTCTGGAGCCTGAAAGAAAGCTATATGAAAGCGGTGGGAACAGGCTTTTCCATGCCCTCCTCCTCTTTTTCCGTTTCCCTCACCAAAAACGGCCCGCGATTCGATACCGTCACCGGATACACCCTTATGCTTATTCCTTTTTACCCTGAGTATTCACTGGCCGTTTGTTTAAAGGGCCAGTCCGAAAGTGTCACTGTAGAAAATGTTCAGTTTTAA